DNA sequence from the Arthrobacter jinronghuae genome:
GTGTTTTCATCGACGTAGTTCTCCAACTCGAAGCCGTCCAGGCATTTGTGCTCTTCACTGATGGGCACCAGCCGCGGCTCGACGTCGAAGTAGTTGCAGAACTTCTCCCAGCACACCTGGACCGCTGAACTCATCACCAGGTTCGGCTTATCAGTGGGTTTTCCCTCGCTGCGGCGCCGATGCTGCCAAAGCCGTTTGAACGCCAGCCCGCCCAGCATGCAGGCTTCGGAAGAACCGACCGTCGAGGTGCCGATGGAGTTCTCCGGGGAAGGGGAATGCCACAGATCGGCGAGGATCCGCCAGCAGTTCTGCTCAATCTGGGCAGTCTGCGGGTATTCATCCTTGTCGATCATGTTCTTGTCGAACGTCTCGCTGTAGAGCCGGTTCGCGTGGTCGTCCATCCAGGTGCTGACAAAGGTCGCCAGGTTCAGGCGTGCATTGCCGTCCAGCATGGTTTCGTCGTGGACAATCTGGTACGCCGTTTCCGGCAGCATTTCACTGTCATTCAGCCGGAACTTCGGGGCGGCGGTTTCCTCGCCCGGCCGGGCAAAAAGTGGATTGACGGAAAGTGAATCAGGATCATTCTGCGCCATTTTTGTCAGCCTCTCATCGACGGTATGCCTACTGCCATCAAGCCGTAGTGAACGGCGGTGGGGTCCTCACAGGGCTGCGCGCAGAAAAAACTCTACGCGCGCCGAAAATCCATGACTAGGGTTCGGATGCCGGGGGCCGGGACCACAAGCAAAACGGCGGCGAAACCCTGTCCCCGGCCCGGGTTTTGCCGGTTTTCCATTGAGGACCGCCGGGCAGCGGACGTACCCTTGCGGCACCGTTCATTCCGCCCGGCGCCGCAGCGCCCCGGCAGCTCCAATTAGCTCCAGCGCCGCCGGACCGGGCAACAGAGAAGGAGATATCCATGGCTTCCCTTGCACGCCGCGAGCGTTTTGAACTGCCCGACCAGGTCCGCAAATTCTTCGAGGGGGACTGGGAGGTTCCGGCCTTCCCGGTCGAGGAATACCAGGACGGTTCGGCCATGGTGATCCGGGCCGAACTGCCCAACATCAATCCCGAACAGGACCTGGACGTCACGGTCAGCGACGGTGTCCTGCACATCAAGGGGGAGCGGAAGGAGCAAACGGAGCACAAGGGACGGCACGGCTATCGTTCGGAGTTCCGTTACGGGTCCTTCACCCGGGAAATAGCCCTGCCCTCCGGAGCCAGCCAGGACAATGTCACTGCCACCTACAACGACGGTGTGCTGGAAATCCGCGTGCCGGTCCCGGAGGTTGGACCGACATCAACCAAGGTTCCCATCTCGCGGGGCTAGGGCCCCCGCCGAGCTGAACCCGAAGGACCGGCATGACTGCCCCGCATGCGGCACGCAAGGGCGCGCGCAGGTTCCCCGACTGGCTGATGATTGCCACGCTGGGATGCGGGGGCATAGTTGTCTCGCTCGAAAAAACGGCAGTGGTTCCGCTGCTGCCGGAATACCCCCGGATCTTCGGGGTCACCTCCGACGACGTGTCCTGGCTGGTCACCGTAACGCTGCTCTCCGCGGCGGTGGCAACGCCCATCGTCTCCCGGCTGGCGGACATGTACGGCAAACGCCGGATGCTGCTGGTGGCCATGGCCCTGATGGTTGCCGGCGCCTTCACGGCCTCCATCGGCGGGACTTTCGCGTGGGCCCTGGTGGGCCGCGGGCTGCAGGGTTTCGCCGGTGCGGTCATACCGGTGGGGATCAGCATCCTCCGGGATGCCCTGCCGCAGAAGAAGATCGCCGGCGCCGTGTCACTGATGAGTGCCAGCTTCGGCATCGGCAGCGCCTTAGGCCTGCCCCTTGCCGGGCTGGTCTATGAGCGGTTGGGCTGGCAGGGCACCTTTTGGGTAGTGGGCGTGATCGGCGCGGTGCTGATTGCCGCCGTCGTCGTCTTCGTCCCGGAGTCGAAGGTCCGCAGTCCGGCACCGTTTGACTACGTCGGGGCCGTGCTGCTGTCGGCGGCCATGACCGCCGTATTGCTGGCCATTACCAAGGGCGGGGTCTGGGGCTGGACCAGTTATCCGGTCCTGGGCCTTTTTGCCGCCGCCGCCGTCTGCTTCGCACTCTGGTTTCCGGCGGAGCTGCGCAACGGACAGCCCCTGGTGGACCTGCGGACGTCTACCCGCCGTCCGGTTCTGCTCACCAACATCGGGGCCGTTCTAGTGGGCTTCTCCATGTACGCGAACATGCTGGTCACTACGCAGCAGCTGCAGCTCTCGAAGGAAACCGGCTACGGGTTCGGGCTGAGCGTGCTGACGGCCGGGCTCACCATGATCCCGTCAGGGCTGGCGATGGTGGCGGTTGCCCCGGTTTCGGCGCGCATCACCAACACCTACGGAGCAAAGGTCACCCTGGTGACCGGCTGCGCCGTTATGGCTGCGGGGTATCTGGCACGCGTCCTCTTTGTACAGACGGTTCCGGAAATCATCACCGGGGCCGTGATTGTGTCGGTCGGCACGGCAATCTCCATGGCCGCCATGCCCACCATCATCATGAGCAACGTCCCACTGACCGACACTGCGGCGGCCAACGGCCTCAACACCCTGCTCCGGTCCGTAGGCACCTCCACCTGCAGCGCAGCAGTGGCCACTATCCTGGCCTCGCTGACAATAAGCACCGGCGGCAGCACATTCCCCGCACTGGACGCGTTCCGGACCATCTTCGTTCTGGCAGGCCTGGCCGCCCTGGCCGCCACCGGCGTCGCCTGTCTGATTCCCCGGTCCCGCCGGCATGAGGCCACGCATCCGGACCTGCATGCCGTTGCGGGACAGGGGCAGCCGCAGCCGGAGGAAAAGCGGGAGCTCATGGTCCGCGGACGGCTGCTGTCGGCCGCGGACGGCAGGCCCGTGGGCCGGGGGACCGTCACTGTGCTGGACAGCGCGGGCGGGCCGGTGGACTGGGACCGCGCGGACCAGGACGGCGGTTATGCCGTCCTGCTCCCCGGCGACGGCCAATACGTCATGGTCGCGAGCCAGGCCCGCTGGCTGCCGGTTTCGGAGGTACTGGCCATCCGGGGCACGGCCGTACACCACGACATCCACTTCCGCCGGCAACTGGCCCTCACCGGACGGATCCGGCATGCCGGCCGTGCCGTCGCGGATGCGCTGGTGATTCTGGTCCGGCCGGGTGGAGAGGTATCTGCCTCGGCCCGCTCGGACAGCAGAGGCAACTACGAACTGCCCCTGCCCGGACCCGGCGAGTATGTCCTCAGCATCATTGAACCGGACGCTCATACCACGCACACCCGGAGCGTGGTCCTGCCCGCACCGGACACCGTGATCGACGTCGAACTCGGAGGGCGTGAGCCCCGCACCGGCCTGAGGATCTGACCCTGGCCGCCCATCAGGGAGAGCAAGGGCACATCCGCCGCTTTGGTACGCGCCTGTCCGAGCGCATACGATCAATCTGGCGTAAAGCGGGCGTCGGCAGCGAAACACGTGCCGAGGGATGTCCCGCTGCGCGGATTCTTTCACTCGTCTTTAGTTAGGGTATGCGGTGGACCTCACCCTTATGGTCGCGCTGGTGATCGCGCTAGCACTATTCTTCGACTTCACCAACGGCTTTCATGACACCGCCAACGCGATGGCTACCCCCATCGCCACCGGCGCCATCAAGCCAAAAACCGCCGTCGCTCTGGCGGCCGTGCTCAACCTGGTAGGTGCTTTCCTCTCAACGGAGGTAGCCAAAACCATCTCCGGCGGACTCATCAAGGAAGGTGAGGGCGGGATCCAGATAACCCCGGTCATGATCTTCGCCGGCCTGATGGGTGCAGTCATCTGGAACCTGATCACCTGGCTGCGGGGACTGCCCAGCAGTTCCTCCCACGCCCTGTTCGGCGGCCTCATCGGTGCCGCCATAGTCGGTGCGGGATTCGGTTCGGTGGATTACTCCGTGCTGATGTCCAAGGTTGTCCTGCCGGCGCTGATCGCTCCGTGCATCGCCCTGTTCGTGGCCTACCTCGCCACCAAGCTGGCGTACCGGATCACCCGCCGGCATGATCCCGATTCGGGCAACAAGCTGCCCCGCAAGCGCGGCGGCTTCCGCTACGCCCAGATCTTCTCCTCCTCCCTTGTCGCCCTGGCTCACGGCACCAACGACGCCCAGAAGACCATGGGTGTGATCACCCTTGTCCTCGTTGCCGGCGGCCTGCAGACTTCCGGAACCGGCCCCGAGTTCTGGGTGGTCGCAGCCTGTGCCATTGCCATTGCCGCCGGAACCTACGCCGGTGGCTGGCGCATCATCCGCACCATGGGAACCGGCCTGACCGAGGTCAAGCCGGCACAGGGCTTTGCTGCCGAAACCAGTACGGCCGCTGCCATCCTGGCGTCGTCCCACCTGGGCTTCGCACTGTCCACCACACAGGTTGCCTCCGGCTCCGTCATCGGTTCGGGCCTGGGCCGCAAGGGCGCCGAGGTCCGCTGGGGCACCGCGGGTAAGGTCGGCGCCGGCTGGCTCCTCACGCTTCCCGCCGCCGCCGTTATGGGTGCCATCGCGGCGCTCATCGCGTCCCTGGGCACTGCAGGTGTGGTTGCAATCTCCATCCTTGGCACCCTCACCATCCTGGGCATCTTCCTGTGGTCCCGCCGCAGCCCGGTCAACCACGACAACGCCGTAAGCGACATTGAAAATGCCGGCGAAGTAGTCCGCATCAAGAAGCGCCGCGGCAAGAACAACCGCAAGGGCAAGAACGGCAGCACCGGCAAGAACAACAACTCCGGTAAGGGCGGAAACACCGCTGCCGGGGTCAAGGTCAAGGAAGGTTCCAAATGAACATCCACTGGATGGACTACCTGACGGTTTTCGGCGTCACGCTCCTCGCCGCGCTGACCGTGGTCTGCATCTATTCGTTCGGGGTTCGCCTGTACGCGGTCTCGCTCGATGCGGAGACCGGCTCCACCCCGCGCAACCGCGTTGCCCTGGCGAAGGCAGGGGCGTTCGCCTGCTTCGCGCTCAGCGCTGTAGCCGTACTGTTCGGTATCTACCTGATCGTTCCCGCGCTGCACGGCTAATACTTCAGCACCACAGAAAAGGCCCGCAGGATCAGTTGATCCTGCGGGCCTTTTACGTTGGCGGTGCTTAGTTCTGCGAAGCAGCCTCGTAGAACGGGTAATCCGTGTAGCCCTCGGGTCCAAAGGAGTAGAAGGTCGTCGCGTCAGGGGTGTTCAGCGGCAGGTCTTCCTGCCAGCGGCGCACCAGGTCCGGGTTGGCGATGGCGGGACGGCCAACGACGACGGCGTCGCCGAGCCCGTCGTCCATGATGGCCAGGGCTTCCTCGCGGGTGGTGAGGGGACCGAAGCCGGTGTTGAGCAGTACCTTGCCGCCGAAGCGGGTGCGGAGGGCCTGCACCAGCTCGCCGGCGGGATCACGGTGCAGGATGCTCAGGTAGGCGAGGCCGAGCGGGGCGATGGCATCCAGCAGGGCGCCGTAGGTGGCAAGCACGTCCTCCGGGTCCATTTCCAGGCAGCCCTGGACATTGTGTTCGGGCGAAATACGCAGGCCCACCCGGTCGGCGCCGATCTCGGCCGCGACTGCCTGAAGCGTTTCGATGACGAACCGTGCACGGTTCTCCGGGCTTCCGCCGTAATTGTCCGTGCGCCGGTTAGCTACCGGAGAGAGGAATTCGTGCAGCAGGTAGCCGTTGGCTCCGTGCAGCTCCACGCCGTCGAACCCGGCGTCCACCGCTGCCCGGGACCCGCGCACGAAGTCCGCGGTCACGGAAGCCAGTTCCTCGGTTTCCAGTGCGCGCGGCACTGTGTAGGCCTGCTTGCCGTCATATGTGTGGGACATGCCGTCCACGGCGATGGCACTCGGGGCTACCAGGTCGACGCCGCCGTTGATGTTCGGATGGGTCACCCGGCCGGCATGCATGACCTGCGCGACGATCCGGCCGCCGGCGTTATGCACGGCGTCGGTGACACTGCGCCAGCCTTCCAGCTGCTCGGGGTCCACGAGCCCGGGCTGTCCGGGGAATCCCTGCCCTTCACGGCTGGGATACGTTCCTTCGCTGACGATCAGGCCCAGCGAGGCGCGCTGGCTGTAGTGCTCAACCATCATCGGACCCGGGATGCCTTCGCGTCCGGCCCGCTGGCGGGTCAGCGGCGCCATCACGAGGCGGTTGGACAGTTCAAGGCTGCCGGCGGTCATCGGGGAAAACAGGCTCACTAAGTAACTCTTCCTATAGGTCGCCGCTGACCTGCGCCCGCGTAGGCGGTGCTGACAGCGGCAGTGTGGTTCCGTAGGCGGCAACCCGGCGCCCCGCAAACCTATTCCTCGGGTGGCGCCGACTGTGGCGGAGCCCATACCTGTCTGACCATCGGCTGGCTACCATGGCGGCATGGTGAGGACTGTCTACTACGCCTCGATATCCCTTGACGGATTCACCGCCGACAGTGCGCCCGGCGGCGAATCCGCCAAGGCGGAAAATGACCGGTTCCGGGTGGCCGAATCGCCGGCGAACGCCGGCGCCGTCGTGATGGGGGCGGGGACCTATGCCCGGCTGCAGCGGCAGGTCGGGGAGGGCGGCGCCGGCGCGTGGGACTGTCCGCCCGGGCCCGTCTGGGTCTACACGCATCACGAGTTTCCCGCGGTCCCCGGCGCGGACATCATGTTTGTCCGCGGTCCGGTGGGGGAATTCGCGGCGGACATCGCGGACTCGGCCAACGGTTCAGACGTGTGGCTGCGGGGCGCGGACCTGGCCGGCCAGTACCTGCATCACGGACTGCTGGACGAACTGCGCCTGATGGTGCATCCGGTCCTGCTCGGGCAGGGCCGTCCGCTGCTGCCCCTTGCCGCGGAACGGCCGGCGCTGCTGCTCAGCGCCCGCCGGTCCGCCGACGGCAGCATGCGGCTCTGTTACGGATTCGGTGCAACTGAAGAGCCCTAGCGGGACTCGCGGATCATGTTCGTGATGCGGGCCGTGGACAGCCTGCGGCCCTCCTCATCGGTCATGACCACTTCGTGCGTGGTGAGGGTGTTGCCCAGATGCACGGCGGTGGCCGTTCCGGTGACCAGCCCCGAGGACACGGACCGGTGGTGCGTGGCACCGATTTCTATCCCGACGGCGTGCCGCCCGGGTCCGGCATGGATACCGGCTCCGAAGGAGCCGAGGGTCTCCGCGAGGACAAGGTGCGCGCCGCCGTGCAGGATGCCCGCCACCTGTTCGTTGCCCTCGACCGGCATGGTGGCCACCAGCCGGTCCGCTGACATCTCGAGGAAGCGGATGCCCAGCTTCGCCACCAGCCGGCCCACGCCGTGCGCAGCCAGCCAGTCATGCATCTCCTCCGGGACACCGGCGTCGATAAGTTCCTGCTTGTGGGGGTTGGTGTCCGCCTGACGGCCGGCAGGGCCCGGCGTGAAAATCTCGCTCATGGCAACTAGGCTTGCATTTGTGAGTGAATCTACCAAACTGGCCACGACCCCCCTTAGCGGCAACATTACGAGCGACACGGAAGACGGCGGCAAGAGCAGCGTTAATAACGGCACCACCGCCGTCGAAAACCCGGCCACCCCGGGTACAGCACCCGCCTCCCTGGGAACCGTGAATGCCGGGGGACACAACCGGCTGCTGGTGATCGACGGGCACTCCATGGCGTTCCGGGCCTTCTACGCGCTCCCGGCCGAGAACTTCTCCACCGACACCGGCCAGCACACCAACGCCGTCTACGGTTTCACCTCCATGCTGATCAACCTGATCAAGGAGGAGAAACCCACTCACGTGGCCGTGGCCTTCGATCTGGACACCCCTACATTCCGGTCAGAGGAATACACCGAGTACAAGGGCGGCCGGAACAAGACGCCCGAGGAGTTCCACGGACAGATCGACCTGATCATCAAGGTCATGGAAGCCATGCGCATTCCCACGCTGTCCATGGACGGCTACGAAGCGGATGACATCCTTGCAACCCTGGCCGAGAAGGCGTCGGCCCTCAACTGGGACGTCATGGTCGTCTCGGGGGACCGGGATGCCTTCCAGCTGGTGGATGACCACGTCACGGTGTTCTACCCCAAGAAGGGTGTTTCCGACCTGCCGCGCATGGACGCCGCAGCTGTGGAAGCCAAATACCTGGTTCCGCCGGACAAGTACTCCGACCTCGCCGCACTGGTGGGCGAGAGCGCGGACAACCTGCCCGGCGTCCCGGGCGTGGGGCCCAAGACCGCTGCCAAGTGGATCAAGCTTTACGGCGGGCTCGAAGGCATCCTCGAGAACCTCGACTCCATCAAGGGCAAGGTAGGCGACTCCCTGCGCGAGAACATCGAGGACGTGAAGCGGAACCGGCGCCTGAACCGGCTGCTTCGTGACCTGGACCTGCCGGTGGACCTGGAGGCCATGGCCGCCCAGCGGCCGGACCGGGAGGCCATTGAGGAACTCTTTGACGCCCTGCAGTTCAACGCGCTGCGCAAACGGCTCTTCGACGTCTACGGGGAAGATGAGGGCGAGGCCGCCGCGCACCCCGAAGTGGCCGCCCCTGAACACAGCATCATCACCGACGCCGCGGAACTGGACGGCTGGTTCCGTGCCGGCAACCAGGCCCGCACCGCGGTGCAGTTGGTGACGGAGGGTGCCGCCGGGGCGCGCGACGTCGTCGGCCTCGCCCTGGTGACGGACGCATCGGCGGCCTACGTACCCCTTGCCGAGCTCGACGCCGCCGCCGAACAGGTGCTTGCGGCCTGGCTGGCGGACCGAGATGCACCCAAGGTGGTGCACGATTTCAAGGAAGCCTACAAGGCACTGGCAGCCCGCGGCCTGCACCTGGCCGGCGAGGTCGATGACACCGCAATCTCGGGCTACCTGATCCAGCCGGACCGCCGCAGCTACGAGTTGGCGGACCTGGCCCAGTACCACCTGAAGATGAACATTGTTCCCGCGGCGGCCGCCAGCAACCAGCTGGAACTGTCCCTCGGGGACGAAGACGCGGCAACACCCGCCGTGTCCAAGGCGTTTGCCGCCCTGCGGCTCAGCGAGCACTTTGCGGGCCAGCTCGTGGAGCGCGGCGCCAACCAGCTGCTCGGCGGGCTGGAACTTCCGTTGTCCGAGGTCCTCGCCGAAATGGAGCTTGCCGGTATTGCGGTGTCCTCCGAGAAGCTGGACCGGCTGCTGGACGATTTCAGCGCCACCATCACCCGCGCGAGTGACGAGGCCTTCCGGATCATCGGCAAGGAAATCAACCTCGGGTCCCCGAAGCAGCTGCAGGCCGTCCTCTTTGACGAACTCGGCCTGCCGAAGACCAAGAAGATCAAGACCGGGTACTCCACCGACGCCGATGCGCTGACGGACCTGATCGTGAAGACCGGACATCCGTTCCTGGAGCAGCTGCTCGCCTTCCGCGACGCGTCCAAGCTGCGCTCCACCGTAGAGGGCCTGCGGAAGTCCGTCGCCGACGACGGCCGCATCCACACCACCTATGCCCAGACAGTGGCCGCCACCGGACGGCTGTCCTCGGTGAACCCGAACCTGCAGAACATCCCGATCCGCTCCGAAGAGGGCCGCCGCATCCGCGAAGTCTTCGTGGTCGGTGAAGGCTACGATTCGCTGCTCACCGCGGACTACTCGCAGATTGAAATGCGGATCATGGCCCACCTCTCCGGCGACGAAGGGCTGATTTCCGCCTTCCAGGCGGGCGAGGACCTGCACCGCTTCGTCGGGTCGCACGTGTTCAACGTGGCCCCCGAAGAGGTCACCAGTGCTATGCGCTCCAAGGTCAAGGCAATGTCCTACGGCCTGGTCTACGGGCTCAGTTCCTTCGGCCTGTCCAAGCAGCTGGCCATCCCGGTGGACGAGGCCAGGACCCTCATCCGTGACTACTTCGAGCGGTTCGGTGCCGTGCGCGATTACCTGCGCGGCGTCGTCGAGCAGGCCCGCAAGGACGGGTTCACCTCCACCATCGAGGGCCGCCGCCGCTACCTGCCGGACCTGTCCAGCGACAACCGGCAGCTGCGCGAAATGGCCGAACGGGCAGCACTCAATGCCCCCATCCAGGGATCCGCGGCGGACATCATCAAGAAGGCCATGC
Encoded proteins:
- a CDS encoding Hsp20/alpha crystallin family protein, translating into MASLARRERFELPDQVRKFFEGDWEVPAFPVEEYQDGSAMVIRAELPNINPEQDLDVTVSDGVLHIKGERKEQTEHKGRHGYRSEFRYGSFTREIALPSGASQDNVTATYNDGVLEIRVPVPEVGPTSTKVPISRG
- a CDS encoding MFS transporter produces the protein MTAPHAARKGARRFPDWLMIATLGCGGIVVSLEKTAVVPLLPEYPRIFGVTSDDVSWLVTVTLLSAAVATPIVSRLADMYGKRRMLLVAMALMVAGAFTASIGGTFAWALVGRGLQGFAGAVIPVGISILRDALPQKKIAGAVSLMSASFGIGSALGLPLAGLVYERLGWQGTFWVVGVIGAVLIAAVVVFVPESKVRSPAPFDYVGAVLLSAAMTAVLLAITKGGVWGWTSYPVLGLFAAAAVCFALWFPAELRNGQPLVDLRTSTRRPVLLTNIGAVLVGFSMYANMLVTTQQLQLSKETGYGFGLSVLTAGLTMIPSGLAMVAVAPVSARITNTYGAKVTLVTGCAVMAAGYLARVLFVQTVPEIITGAVIVSVGTAISMAAMPTIIMSNVPLTDTAAANGLNTLLRSVGTSTCSAAVATILASLTISTGGSTFPALDAFRTIFVLAGLAALAATGVACLIPRSRRHEATHPDLHAVAGQGQPQPEEKRELMVRGRLLSAADGRPVGRGTVTVLDSAGGPVDWDRADQDGGYAVLLPGDGQYVMVASQARWLPVSEVLAIRGTAVHHDIHFRRQLALTGRIRHAGRAVADALVILVRPGGEVSASARSDSRGNYELPLPGPGEYVLSIIEPDAHTTHTRSVVLPAPDTVIDVELGGREPRTGLRI
- a CDS encoding inorganic phosphate transporter, yielding MDLTLMVALVIALALFFDFTNGFHDTANAMATPIATGAIKPKTAVALAAVLNLVGAFLSTEVAKTISGGLIKEGEGGIQITPVMIFAGLMGAVIWNLITWLRGLPSSSSHALFGGLIGAAIVGAGFGSVDYSVLMSKVVLPALIAPCIALFVAYLATKLAYRITRRHDPDSGNKLPRKRGGFRYAQIFSSSLVALAHGTNDAQKTMGVITLVLVAGGLQTSGTGPEFWVVAACAIAIAAGTYAGGWRIIRTMGTGLTEVKPAQGFAAETSTAAAILASSHLGFALSTTQVASGSVIGSGLGRKGAEVRWGTAGKVGAGWLLTLPAAAVMGAIAALIASLGTAGVVAISILGTLTILGIFLWSRRSPVNHDNAVSDIENAGEVVRIKKRRGKNNRKGKNGSTGKNNNSGKGGNTAAGVKVKEGSK
- a CDS encoding alkene reductase, with the translated sequence MSLFSPMTAGSLELSNRLVMAPLTRQRAGREGIPGPMMVEHYSQRASLGLIVSEGTYPSREGQGFPGQPGLVDPEQLEGWRSVTDAVHNAGGRIVAQVMHAGRVTHPNINGGVDLVAPSAIAVDGMSHTYDGKQAYTVPRALETEELASVTADFVRGSRAAVDAGFDGVELHGANGYLLHEFLSPVANRRTDNYGGSPENRARFVIETLQAVAAEIGADRVGLRISPEHNVQGCLEMDPEDVLATYGALLDAIAPLGLAYLSILHRDPAGELVQALRTRFGGKVLLNTGFGPLTTREEALAIMDDGLGDAVVVGRPAIANPDLVRRWQEDLPLNTPDATTFYSFGPEGYTDYPFYEAASQN
- a CDS encoding dihydrofolate reductase family protein, which produces MVRTVYYASISLDGFTADSAPGGESAKAENDRFRVAESPANAGAVVMGAGTYARLQRQVGEGGAGAWDCPPGPVWVYTHHEFPAVPGADIMFVRGPVGEFAADIADSANGSDVWLRGADLAGQYLHHGLLDELRLMVHPVLLGQGRPLLPLAAERPALLLSARRSADGSMRLCYGFGATEEP
- a CDS encoding hotdog fold thioesterase; its protein translation is MSEIFTPGPAGRQADTNPHKQELIDAGVPEEMHDWLAAHGVGRLVAKLGIRFLEMSADRLVATMPVEGNEQVAGILHGGAHLVLAETLGSFGAGIHAGPGRHAVGIEIGATHHRSVSSGLVTGTATAVHLGNTLTTHEVVMTDEEGRRLSTARITNMIRESR
- the polA gene encoding DNA polymerase I — translated: MSESTKLATTPLSGNITSDTEDGGKSSVNNGTTAVENPATPGTAPASLGTVNAGGHNRLLVIDGHSMAFRAFYALPAENFSTDTGQHTNAVYGFTSMLINLIKEEKPTHVAVAFDLDTPTFRSEEYTEYKGGRNKTPEEFHGQIDLIIKVMEAMRIPTLSMDGYEADDILATLAEKASALNWDVMVVSGDRDAFQLVDDHVTVFYPKKGVSDLPRMDAAAVEAKYLVPPDKYSDLAALVGESADNLPGVPGVGPKTAAKWIKLYGGLEGILENLDSIKGKVGDSLRENIEDVKRNRRLNRLLRDLDLPVDLEAMAAQRPDREAIEELFDALQFNALRKRLFDVYGEDEGEAAAHPEVAAPEHSIITDAAELDGWFRAGNQARTAVQLVTEGAAGARDVVGLALVTDASAAYVPLAELDAAAEQVLAAWLADRDAPKVVHDFKEAYKALAARGLHLAGEVDDTAISGYLIQPDRRSYELADLAQYHLKMNIVPAAAASNQLELSLGDEDAATPAVSKAFAALRLSEHFAGQLVERGANQLLGGLELPLSEVLAEMELAGIAVSSEKLDRLLDDFSATITRASDEAFRIIGKEINLGSPKQLQAVLFDELGLPKTKKIKTGYSTDADALTDLIVKTGHPFLEQLLAFRDASKLRSTVEGLRKSVADDGRIHTTYAQTVAATGRLSSVNPNLQNIPIRSEEGRRIREVFVVGEGYDSLLTADYSQIEMRIMAHLSGDEGLISAFQAGEDLHRFVGSHVFNVAPEEVTSAMRSKVKAMSYGLVYGLSSFGLSKQLAIPVDEARTLIRDYFERFGAVRDYLRGVVEQARKDGFTSTIEGRRRYLPDLSSDNRQLREMAERAALNAPIQGSAADIIKKAMLGVDSELKAQGLKSRMLLQVHDELVLEVAAGERDAVEKLVRAQMGSAADLSVPLDVSVGEGISWHEAGH